ACTTCGGCTTCGGGATCCACTTGCAACCAGGGCGACCACCGAGTCCAAGTCGAATAATCTGTGACTGCATTGAAGACATCACTGACATCAGCATCGATGGTCTGGGAACGCTGAATATGAAAAGCAGGCATGGTGAATTCGTCCCTTCGGAGTGGCTGGCGTACCGACTCCGGATATCCTAGCAAAATCGCGGTGGAACAGCGTTACGACGCAATTTCCCGACCGAAACTGCTCATGAGTTTCGCCCGAATCAGTCCTGCTCACCTGTATAGTCGCCGGTTGGCCCGCCATTCGTTTTCAATTCAACGACCACCAACAATGGTCGGTGATCCGAGGCAATCGGTTCGTCCAGCACTTCGGTTGAGACGATCCGCCACGAGCTGGCAGGACACATCGCAACATAGTCGAGTTGTCGGTTGGGTGATTTCGCGGGAAAGGTATGCATCGATTCTGATGTCGAGACCTTCCACTTTGTTTGCAGCAATTGCATGGCCTCAGAAGCGGGCTTCGCGTTGAAGTCGCCCGCGATAACAGTCGGCTGGTCACCGTTGGCAAACAGTCGATTGAGCTCATCGATCTGCTTTTCCCGCAGGTCAGCACGAACGTGGTGCAAGTGGGTCGTCGCGAAACGCAATCGGGTTGAGTGAATCTGCATTTCAGCGACTCCGACGATCCGGCGTTCCCGGATGGGATCTCCGGGCAACCAGTGCACTTCGAGCGATTCGATCGGGTATTTCGAAAGGATCGCTTGACCATACTCTCCGCCGTCGTAGTCGATTTGCTTTGCGAATTCCCCAAACAAACCGGACTTGGCCGCTAGTGTTTCGACTTGATTGACCATTCCGTTCCGGCGGGTGTTTTGGTCGACTTCCTGGACCGCTACCAAATCAGGTTCCACCTTTCGAATGACGTTTGCCAAACGATCCAGATCGATCTTGCCGTCATTTCCTGCCCCGTGATGGATGTTGTAGCTCAACACCCTCAACCGAATCGGCGAGGCCGAATCCTGTGCTTGCACCTGCGGGGCCGAATGGAACGAGACAAAGACGGTTGCGAGCAGCAGAGTGACTTTGACGGGCAATGTCGACATTCAATTCACGTTGTTTGAAGCAGGTAGCAAGTTGGAAGCAGTTGACCAAACATCTGATGTTGTGTGGACGAGAATCCGTTCGGCTCGAACTCACCGAAGCAATCCGGAGGGAGGTTACTTCAATCTCCACCGAGTGTGTTGAAACTGCTCTTACCCAGGACGGAATCCTTCCAAGATTCCTCACCCACCCGATAGCCGGACTCGGCAGCAAATCAATCGGAGCGTTGAACGCACTGGAGCGTTTGGATAGGCTTCGATTCGTCGGCCAGCGCAACTACACTGGCGGTCCACGCAACGACCGGTGGGAACCCTGTTGGCAAAGCCAGCGGGGAGATCCGAAGGCCAGTCGCTCGCGTGCGAGACGTTGCCCCGCAATCGCATTTTCAATTGACGATTCGTCTCGGACGAAGCGACTGGCAACTGACACGGTAATGGACGGCAAAATGCCTCGTGCGCAAAGGTCGCGCTAGCCAGGTTCGAATTCAACAAGAAATCAGGTTTTTGAATGGCTCAAGCCAACGCTCAACTGAAGCAAGTTCGCCAAAGTTTAGGGCTGTCGCAGTTGGAACTTGCGACGCGGGCGGGAGTTTCGGCACGGACCGTCCAGTTTGCTGAATCGGGTCAGAATGTTTCCAGCGGGACGATGCGGCGAATCGCGACCGCGTTGGGCGTGGAATCAGACCAGTTGGTCCGAATTGATCCTGGCACCGGTCAAGATGCGTTTGTGGATCTTCCCTGGTCCATTGTGGACAGATTCCGAAACAATCGCCCAATTGACCAGGGCAGCATGTGTCGCAACGAATCCGAAGTGGCGGAGATCGTTCGGCAGATGCGAGAAAACTTCAGCGTACACATTCAAAAATGGGGGTCGTCTCAAAGCCAGCAGGAAGCGTTGCAGCGAGACAAGGCGATCAACCAAGTGTACGTTCGCTACGAACAACGGTACATCGAATTGTGGCGTCAGAACCCGGGCTGCATTCGCTTGGATCGCATCAACGAAACAATCTGTGGGGCCAGCATCGTATTGCCGCTGACCACCGAATCGTTCCAAGCGTTCCGCAACGGCGAACTGGGCTGGCTGGACATCTCCGCGGGCGACTTAGCGGACCAATCCCAGTACTTGCTGCTTGATTCAGTCACCGAGTTCACCAACCAATGTCGCCGCCCTTGGTACCAAGTCACCAAATCACTCAGTTCGATCACCTTCGCTCAAGTGGCCTCTCTGGCAGAATCCCCCAATCAGTCGGACTTCGAAATGGTTTCGTTCTCGGCGAGTCCATTGAATGAGCGAAGGCTTGCCACCATTGGCTTCATTCCTGAACCGACCACGGAACCCGAGTTCAACTACCCGATCTATTGGTTCGGAGAAGACCCACGGATTCTATCGAAGGATGAATACACCAATTGGTCCACCTTCAAACACTTTGCGATGCTAGTCAAATCCGTTGACAAGTCCGCCATTCGCCGGCGGATGATTCGTAGTGCTCTTGCGATGATCAAACGACTGCAACGACCAATGGGCGGTTCGTTCGAGCAACAAGCGGCCTAAACTGTTCTCCGTTGTTGCAACACGCCGCATTCACATCAAGTTGACTGGATCGATGTCAACGAGGAATTCGATTTCCTCTTTGGGGTCGACTTTGAAGTCGGCCAAACCTCGACGGATGACTTCGCCGACGACCGCCGCTTCGGTGGCCTGAAGCAACAAGTGAAACCGATACTTGCCGCTGATCTTGACGATCGGTGGAGGTGCCGGCCCAAGGATCCGAACCTCTGCCTTGAGCAGATCGCGAGCCTTTTCCAAGCGGTCAACAATCGCGTCGGCGACGGATTCGGTTTTGTCTTCCAGCGGGCCGCGAATGATGATCCGCGCCACGCTGCCGAGCGGTGGGTAGTTGAACTTCTTGCGGTTCACCATCTCGTCTTCGACGAACTTCAAATAGTCGTGCCTCGCCGCGGCTTGAATCGCCGGGTGCTCCGGCGTGAACGTCTGCACGATCACTCGGCCGCCACGATCGCCACGTCCCGTTCGACCAGCGACCTGAGTGACCAATTGGAACGTTCGTTCGGCGGCGCGGAAGTCCGGGAAGTGCAACGCTGAGTCCGCGTTGATCACGCCAACCAACAACACGTTGGGAAAGTCCAACCCTTTCGCGATCATCTGCGTGCCGAGCAACACATCGATCTCGCCGGCACGAAACTCCGACAGCACCCGTTGGTGGCTGCCAGCCCGCTTCATCGTGTCGCTGTCCATCCGAGCAATGCGAGCATCGGGGAACCGAGCCTTGGCTTCCATTTCCAATTTCTGCGTGCCCAAACCGCCGTAGCGAATCCCATCGAAGCGACACGCCGGACACCAGGGCGGCGTCGGGATCGTGTAATCGCAGTAGTGGCACATCGCCTTGCCGCCGTCACGGTGATGAGTCAGCGGCATGTCACAATCGGGACACGCACACACGGTGCCGCAAGCGGGACACTGGATCGTCGTCGCGTAACCACGTCGGTTGAGCAACAGAATCGCTTGCCCTTTTTCCTTCAGCGTCTCCAACACCGCAGCATGCAAGGGTCGGCTGATCGCGCCGCCCTTGCCGCGTTCCTCTTTGACCCGCAAGTCCACCAGTTGGACATCGGGCATCGGACGATTGCCGACCCGCTCCGACATCGTGACCAGTTCCGCGTGCCCGGTTTGCGTCGCATGCCAAGCTTCCATTGACGGCGTCGCGGAACCCAGCACCAACGGAATGCCAAGTGCCATCGCTCGGGCGTGAGCCACCTTGCGAGCGTGATAGCGTGGCTGCTTGTCTTGCTTGAACGAGGTGTCGTGTTCCTCGTCGATCACGATCAGCCCCAAGTTCGGCAGCGGTGCGAACACCGCACTGCGAGGCCCGATAACGACTTGGACTTCTCCTCGACGAATCCGCTGCCAATGGAAGTGACGTTCCGACGCGGACATTTGGCTGTGCAACACCGCGACGTTCTGGAAACGATCTTCGAATCGCCCACGGGTTTGTGGTGTGAGGCTGATCTCGGGCACCAACACGATCGCCGATCCCGCTTGCTTGACGACGTGTTCAATCGCCTGGATGTAGACCTCCGTTTTGCCACTGCCGGTCACGCCGTGCAACAACAACGTCCGCCCGCGTCCGCTGTCGACGGCTGAATTGATGCGAGACAACGCGTTCTCTTGTTGCGCCGTCAGCTCATGCGTTTTTCTGGCTTCGCCATCGTTGGACTGAGCCCGAATGCGGATGTTTTGACTGAGCTCTCGTCGCACTTCGGGGATCAAGAGCTCTTTCTTTCGCAACCGCCGAATCGGGTCCTCGGTGCACTCGGCCATGATCGCGATTTCTGCCGCGGTCATCGGTCGATCTTGAGCGATCAGAAACCGCATCGCCGACTGTTGCTTGGATGGCAACTTGGCAATTTGTTCTTCGGTCAGCCCCGGTGCCGGTCGAAAGTAAGTCGTCTTCCGCGTGCCCGCGTTGTCGCGAACGCTGGCGGGAATCAACGTGTCAAAGACTTGGCCCGCCGGAACTTGGTAGTAGTGAGCGATAAACATGACCAAGCGAACCAGGGCCGCATCGCACAGCGGTTCGTCGTCGATGACTTCGGCCACGTCGCGAAGTTTTTGCTGTGCCGCGTTGCCGGTCTTGATCGACACACACCAACCCGGAGTGGGCTTTTTCCGATGCCCCAGCGGCACGCCCACACGCATCCCCGGGCGGAGGACATCCAGCAAATCGTCCGGGATTCGGTAATCGTAGGGCCCGTGTGGCGATCGAGCGAACACGATCGACGCAAGCTGAACGTCTTCGCCGACCGTCAGCTCCCAGGGAGGAGGATCGGTTTCGAACAATTCGTTCTGGGTTGGTTCGGACGAGTCTGCGGGCACGGGTGCGGCGGCAAAAGGAGGGAAGTGCAAAGTTGGTTCGCCCAGATCGGGCATCGATGAATCAGACAACATAACGTGTGAGCTCCTTTTCTTCCCGGCGGGCGCAAGATAACCCATCTATCATCGCCTCACCCCGTGACACGTCTGGTCACCCGCCACGTCTGCGCCAAGACCACCCTGCCCCGCCCTACCCCACCACGAGCCTCTTCGGGAGTTCCAGCCCGAGCGATTGACGCGGACTTCTCCGGAGCCAGCCAGGCTCATTCACCCAAAATGGGTCCGTCGTGGACAACGCAGTGCAAATCGGATGCATGGGTGACCCGGTGGCCATCGGCCCCAATACCTTTTCTCCCGCCGATTCCCAGTCGTTTTTTGTGTCAGGGATTCGCTGACTGGATCTCGATCTTCTCCAGTTCCAAGCTTGACATTTGCGATTCAGAGGCAAGCGTGAATTGGATGGAACCAGGGCGGATGTCCTCCGTCCCGATGTCCGCGTACCCGAGGACTTTGCTCTTGGTTTTGCCTTTGCAAACAAAGAAGATCGTCCGCTGAAGACGCACCAAACGCAGCGTTCGAACCGCATCGAGGTCGACGATGTCCATGTTGTTCGATTGGAAATTGTTGTCCTTGTTCTTTCGATTTGGAATCTGCGCCGTGATTCGAAAGCCGTTGTCGTCCCTCGGCTGGAGAGTCAATTCGGCCTTGTTGGGTTGGTCACCGACGTCCAGTCCGATCGTGAATTTGCTATCGTCGCTCAGCTGTAAAGTTCCGATGTCCACGGTGATCTCAAAGTCTCCGCTCAAGGCCTTGCTGTATCCGATCAATGCGGAATCATGATCCGCGATCATCTTGATTCCGCTTTCTGTCACACTCGCATGAATCATCTCTGCGAACTCGCGAGTAGTGGGTTGAAAAGAATCCACAATCGATCGATGCCTGAATTCTCTTGTGACACGTTCCAATGCGGTCACGCGAGGATCCAAATCTTTTGATCCTGGTGGACTGGTGCGAATCACCAACTCTTCCAACACGACGGACAATTCTCCCGCCTTCATGCGGCTTGCCTCAATGCGAAGTCCCATGGTTGAGACAGGGTCACGCACGGCTCTGGTACCCAAGAGGTGGAATCGGTCGGAGTCACCGTGCGCGATGAGTGCATACGTTGTGTCACCGCGTCGGATGAGTCGGAGCCTGCCTTCTCTCGATTCATCACCTGTCTTTCTTGAGTCAAAAACCTTTTTTGTTTTTCCCAAATACATCCACCGCATCGTGGCGAGTTCCTCGCCAGCAGCACGATAGCTACGTGCGGCACTGTAGCGATTGCCGTGCTCGTCAAGAAACCGCAACGTGAAATCGGCCTGCCCGGTTTCTGCTGAGCCCGTCAAGTTCGAAAAACGCAACGTGGCGTCAAAGTCCCCGGATATGCGATGCCGGTCGCCAACGAAATAGGAACTGAATCCGGGCAAGACATCCGGTTCGATTCGAAGCCCGGATGGCGAAGCGTAGGATCGGGCTCTGGATCTCGGGGTATCGAAACGAGTGCGATCGATTGGCTTTGTGAAATCAATCCGCGTGTGCTCCTGCATCGTTTCCAGTCCAGCGAGGAACTCCGGCACATCGCTCGCGAGTTCCTGCTGTTGCGGAGCGGGTAGACTCTTTGGCCAATCGCCAGTCCATGTCATGTTTCGAACTTTGAGCTTCGATTCACTCCCGACGTAATAGAGCCCCAACCGGCGCTGGTGTTGAATGAGACCGTGCTGAAATGCGTCAACGTCATTGACCGCAATCTGTAGTTGATCGCCCTGAATGGTCAAACGAACACGGTTCCAATCGTTCTCCTTCAAACGAAGCGGAATGGAATCGGGATTCGAAGCCGTCGCAGTTGATGTCATTCCAACCGACGGATTGTGAACCCAATGTGGTCGCACGCCATCTGCATCCAATCGAAAGACGAGTCTTTCAATCGCGGGGTGAGCACTGTACTCACCGGATTGATAGAAAAACTCGTACTCAATCACGCCATCCTCGAGGATCGGACGATGGTAGTGAGCCAAGCATTCCACGGACGTGTGCCCAACATTTTCAATTCGCTTGCCGGTAATGAATCCGTTCGCGTGGTCGTCGGTCGTTGCCCATCGTTGATCGGCATCGTCTTGGTAAGCTTTCCAACTGCGAGCCCCCTCGAGCAACGGATAAACCGTCTCGGGAACGACTGGTCTTCCCGTGATTTGCAAATTCCGAACGGTCCCACGCGTGCCAGGATCGTTGCGAAGTGCCAGCCAAGGTGCGTATCCGAATTCACGTCGATCGACTTCGCGGCCATTGCAAAACGTTGTGACTTGGTCGCCTCGAACAACCGCTCGATATCGCAGGTAGGTATCTGGAACAGGTAGCGGTTTCTTTTGGAATGGAGAGTATCCATGCACAGAGCGATAATCACCCCGCATCAATCCCGCCCCTTCAGCGATCGATAGCCACTGGCCGCCGACAAAGATGACGCCGTTCTGGTTGGGAATCAGCGATACATCAGCTTCGACTTCGTAGTTGCCCGCCAATGGGGTTTGGTAGTGCAGATAGTCGACATCGTGTGACGTCACACACCGTACCGTTCCATCGGAGGCGAACCAGCGTGTGTTTGGGCGACCGGCATCCTGAGTGCTAGCAGTGGCCCGTGCAGACGGGTGCCAGTGCCTGAGTCTTTCCGAATCGCCGAATTCCAGTCGTGCCTGGATGTCCTGCAGATGCAAACCGAGTGCGGACATGGGAACACTGTCCTGCATCGGTAGCAGAACTTCAAAGATATCCGCGCTGACATCCTTTAACGCTGGCACTTGATGTGAGACGTAGGTGAACAGCAATTCAGGCCACCGCTCGGTCAGCGGTTCATTGCTTCTCGCGACCAATTCATACAGTTTGTCGCCCAACTTGTTTGCCGAATCCATCCGGCCCCGTGCCATTTCGATCAACGCCAGCAAAGCTACTTTGCGTCGTTGCTGGGTATCGTCTGCATCGGGCAGTTCACTGAGACGACGAAACAAGTCATCCAGTTGTTTCGCTCTTTTCGCAACGCGGATCAACTCCAATGCTGGTGACTCGACTTCACCGCCCAGACGCTGCACACCGTTTTCGGATGTCAGGTCGGTAGCAGCGAAGGAACCGTCGATGCGCAGAAGTGTTGGACGGTAAGGTGGCAAGACCCAATTCACCAAGTACTCGTATTCGGCCGTCGGGTCGTCACTCATTGCCCGAGCTGTAGCAACAGCGGTTCGACCGTTTTGCCGCACGATGTCTTCGCCGAAAATTCGCGACATTGCGGCAGCATCTGAGTTCGTGCCCTCCTGCGCTTCCGCACTATTGATCGTTAGAAACACGACGGAAAGAGCGAGAATTAGACGATTCATAGAGTTGATCATGCCGAACTTCACTTGCTCTCTTCCATCAGCACAAACTGAGTGGGTTTGTCCGCTGTCATTGAGATGGAGCGGTTCGGGACGTAACCCTCCAAATACACCGTCGCGTTCAGACCGCCTGCAGGCATGTTCGGCACGATAAATTCGCCGTCGGGATTGCTACGGACATTTCGCATGAACACACGCCTTCCGTTCCCATGGTCAACCATGACGCGGGCATTTCTCAACGGTCGTCCGTTCGAATCTTTGACGATACCGCGATAGTCCACTCCAGCGATGAGCTGCAGATCAACTTTGTTTTCCGAACCACGCTGAGTTTGAATCGTTTTCGTTACAGGTGGGTGATACTCGCTCAAGACCGCAAGTGCCACGATACCAGGAGTGCGTGCGACGAGATCAAACACACCGTCCTTGTTGGTTGTTGCTGTGATCCTTTGATTCTCGTTTCGCGGATCGGCACCGACCACCACGACACCGGAAATGGGTTCACCTGTGTCCTGTAGAGTCACTTTTCCAGAGATCAACACGCCTTCCGCGAGCTTCCACACCACATCCATTGGTTTCTCTTCTGAAACGGAGAACGTAAAGTCCTCGCGTGGTAGAAAGCCGCGAGCCGATACCGTTGCGCTGAAGTCCGGTCGATTAGGATGAAATCCGTGCATCTCGAATCGGCCGTTCTGGTCCGTTTGGAACTCGGGCTGAAATTGCGATGTCGACGTGCCTGCCGTTTGAATGGTTGCGTTTGCGATTGGCATGCCCGTTTCAGATGTGACAAGCCCCGTCACCGAACATCCGCCGCGTGTCATCATGACTTTGTGAATCTTTCGTCTAGGCCAATTCAAGAGTACGCGTTTGGCCATATACCCGGGCGCGGATACCCAGCACTCCATGACCGTTGGCTGAAAGTCGGGGATCGAAACAGCACCATGGGAATCAAAGACAGCATCCACCTGCTTTCGCTGTTCCCAGATGCGCGCGTTCTGGATAGGAGTTCCATCATGCACATCGGTCACCAGTAATCGAACCGCACGATCTGCATGGAATTGAAGTTCGACTGCTCCTCTGACCACATCATCCCACGAGTAAGTCTCTGAAAAATCCGCGAAGCCGGTTTGCTTGGCGACAAACCGAACGGTGCTTGGTTGCTTCGATGGCGGATGAGCGTACACGCGGTAATGCGCCCCTGACATGCCCCAACCGATTCGAGTCCCCGAGCAATAGTGACGGTCCAGCAACTCTCCTCCTTCGCCGAGAAACTCAATTCCAACGACGGGAAAATGTGGCGGCGACAAGTCTGGCATGCCTTTGAAGCGAACCAAGGGAGACAGCACATTTGTTGGCAAAAAACGGACAGCGAAGTCCCAGTCTTTCAATCCGTTGGTGACTTTCAGAAGCAAAGAGTTGACACCCTTCTTCAAATTCACATCGAAGATCGTTTCGTCCAACATGGATGAATTGGCATTGGTGCTGCGTCCTACCAGGTCTCCATTGAGCCAAACCGCACACATGTCGTCGTGTGCGATTGCCATCCTCAATGATTGGTCTTTGTCACTGATGAACTGTGTCCATGCATACCCAACACAGTTCTCACCTCCGATGCCAGAGGCGAGTGCGCCTCGCAAATCGACGATCCGGCTGTCAACACTTTTCCACGTGTAGAGTCGGTCACCGTGAAAGCGGACGCTGCCTCCCCGAAAGTGCCTCTCGTCTTCAAAGTACTGTTGGCCTAACGCCTTGATACCATCAGCCTCGATGGGAATTGGCCCGAGTATCTGCCATTCCCCTAAGAAAACATTCGAACGCAAACGCTGGATATTTCCAGGAGTCTTGGAACCATCCTGGGCTTCAGACGGCTCCACGATCGCAAAAGACAGCGTGGTCGCCAGGAGCGTTGCAAGGCAAATGCGTATGTTTGGGAGCATCAAAGTTTTCAGGAATTTGCGTCGACGAAATCGGCCCGGTTCTTTGTCGCCCGGCACAAAGAATTCACCCGGACTTTTCCTGAGTTTTGGTCAATTTACTCGGCAATCGCGTCTAGCGATCAGAAAACTGTCGTCTCGGGGTTTCCGCTTCGAGAACAATCGTGCTGATGAATCGCTCCATCATGTCATCTGGATTCCGTCGAGACATTACACTGGTTCTCAAAGATCCATGCTCTCAGCTCTCAAGGAATCCAAGATCGCGGGTTCGTGCCACCGAACATTGTGACCGTGGATTCAGCCGAACGTCCGAGACAGAACATCGCCCCAGCCCAGTGCATCCATGGAGCCGCAGAGTGTCCACGATTCTGAGAAACATCCTGGCAGTCGTCGCGGGTCTCTTCCTCGGCAGCGTGCTCAACATGGCGATTGTCACCATCGGTCCGATCCTGATTCCGCTCCCCGACGGGGTGGACATGTCGAACATGGACCAATTCGCCGAGAACCTCAAACTGCTCAAACCAGCGAACTTCTTCGCACCTTGGCTGGCTCATGCACTGGGCACGCTCGTCGGCGCATTCGTTGCCGCCAAGATCGCTGCGAGCCACAAGATGAAGTTTGCACTTGGCATTGGCGTGTTCTTTCTGCTGGGCGGAATCACGATGGCCGCAAGCTTCGGCGGCCCACTCTGGTTCATCGTCTTGGACTTGGTAGGAGCGTACTTGCCAATGGGATACCTGGGTGGAAGTCTCGCGGGAGCAACGAGACCGCAACCGACGTGATCTGAAATACATTTCGACGGCCCCATCGGGGGCGGCTGGATGGTTGTTGATTGTCCTCTCGGGGCTTCCGCCCCGAGCTAAGAACGCGGACTCCTTCGGAGCCATGCAGGAACGTTCGCCCCGGACGGGGCCGTCGTGGATCACGCGACACAAAGCGATCCATAGGTTCGCTCCGCGCCCCGAACTAAGACCAACTCGCAAACCTATCAACGGGGGCTAAAAAGCCTTGCCAAGCAACCGTGTTGCCCCTAGTCGTGATCGGACAGTTGGCGTGTCACGGCATCGCTTCCTGCTGATGAATGGCGTCATTCTGCCGAAACCCAACCCACCAGTTTGACTGCCAGGGCCTACCCGCCAGAGGCAGGCGACGCTATAAATGAGCATGTCCAAATGGCGGTTTGAAAGGTGGCACCATGATCCAAGATTTCTACGTTCAACACGAAGGCAAGGTTGTCGGGCCAGCCACTGCGAAACAATTGAAGGTCCTGGCGTCCCAAGGGAAAATTCATGGTGAAACCCTGATTCGGGCCGGTGAATCGGGTAACTGGGTGCCCGCCTCCCGCATCAAAGGATTGTTTGCGGCGATCGCCAAAATTGATCCCGGGCCAGCCACTTCGATCGCAACGAGCTCAGCGGCCGCTGCCCCCTCCGTTTTCAATCAGGCTCAGTCACCCAGCGAGCTTGCCAAAGTACAGAATGTCCCCATCGTTCAGTCGACCGATTCACGGCTTTCAAAATTTATCAGCGACGGTCAGCCGCCGAAGGTGGTGGGAAAGTTACTGGGACGCGTGCACGATATTTGCGTTGAATCTGAAATCCCCGAATACATCGCAGTTCAGCACCTCCCATCAGTGATGTCGCCGGATGCGATCGTTTTGACCAATCGACGTGTCATTATCTTTCGAGCGAAATCGCTCGGCCGAATGGAGATGCTCGATGTGCCTTGGTTGCACCTCGGGAACATTCACATCAAAGAAGGGATTGTCGGAGCAACGCTTTCCGTCACCGGAATCAATGGGCACGTTGAAACGCTGGATCACTTGCCAAAGGCTCAAGCCCGTTCGGTGTATCGAGTTGGTCAACAACGTGAGGAAGAGGTTCGTGAGCAACGTCGCCAACGGATGATGGAAGAACAGCGAAACGCAGCCAGTAATGTGACCGTCAACACAAACGTTTCAGCAGCGGTTCCCGAGGCACAACCACCACATATGGATTTGACGGCTCGTTTGTCTCAACTGAAATCAATGCTGGATGCTGGGCTGATCGATCAGTCCGAGTTCGATACCAAGAAAGCCGAGATTTTAGCGATCCTATGACCGCGGCATTTCGACGGCCCCATCCGGGGCGGCTGGATGGTTGTTGATTGTCCTCTCGGGGCTTCCGCCCCGAGCTAAGAACGCGGACTCCTCCGGAGCCATGCAGGAACGTTCGCCCCGGACGGGGCCGGCGCAACACAACCACCGCGGAGCGGTGAAAGATGGTAGACGGGGGTCGCGAAGCGCACCCCCGGAGATCAAAAACAGGAAAACTGACCCCGATGGGGTCAAAGAACCACGCCGCGGAGACGCGTTGTCTCTCGTCGTAATACCACTGCTCGCGTGGCACAAAATCGTTTCCTGCTGACGGCTGGCACCATCTTGCTTCCAGGGTGGAATCCCTCGAATTGTTGTCACTCGAATCGGTAGCCCGCTCGGCTCCACTTCCGTAGCAGCCATCCGTGAAGCAACAACATGCCGGCGGCATCCAGGACAAGTGCGAACAAAACCCCGGCATCCAACGAAGTCGCCTGTGCACCATCGAAAATCATTCCCACAAACCTTCCTGCCACCGACAGAATCAGCCCAGCCAGGATCAGCACGAGCGGAATCCAAACAACACGCCTGCGGAACCAGTTCACAGCAGCAAGCATGCACAATGAGTTCGCGATCGCTGAACTCAACAACCCCGCAATTTGTCCTACATCCGAATCGGGATAGCCTCCAGCAAAACCGCTGGCACTGTAAACCTCACGCGTCCATCGCAGCAGAACAAAGATCAAGGCGGA
The nucleotide sequence above comes from Rhodopirellula bahusiensis. Encoded proteins:
- a CDS encoding endonuclease/exonuclease/phosphatase family protein, translated to MSTLPVKVTLLLATVFVSFHSAPQVQAQDSASPIRLRVLSYNIHHGAGNDGKIDLDRLANVIRKVEPDLVAVQEVDQNTRRNGMVNQVETLAAKSGLFGEFAKQIDYDGGEYGQAILSKYPIESLEVHWLPGDPIRERRIVGVAEMQIHSTRLRFATTHLHHVRADLREKQIDELNRLFANGDQPTVIAGDFNAKPASEAMQLLQTKWKVSTSESMHTFPAKSPNRQLDYVAMCPASSWRIVSTEVLDEPIASDHRPLLVVVELKTNGGPTGDYTGEQD
- a CDS encoding helix-turn-helix domain-containing protein; protein product: MAQANAQLKQVRQSLGLSQLELATRAGVSARTVQFAESGQNVSSGTMRRIATALGVESDQLVRIDPGTGQDAFVDLPWSIVDRFRNNRPIDQGSMCRNESEVAEIVRQMRENFSVHIQKWGSSQSQQEALQRDKAINQVYVRYEQRYIELWRQNPGCIRLDRINETICGASIVLPLTTESFQAFRNGELGWLDISAGDLADQSQYLLLDSVTEFTNQCRRPWYQVTKSLSSITFAQVASLAESPNQSDFEMVSFSASPLNERRLATIGFIPEPTTEPEFNYPIYWFGEDPRILSKDEYTNWSTFKHFAMLVKSVDKSAIRRRMIRSALAMIKRLQRPMGGSFEQQAA
- the priA gene encoding replication restart helicase PriA, whose product is MLSDSSMPDLGEPTLHFPPFAAAPVPADSSEPTQNELFETDPPPWELTVGEDVQLASIVFARSPHGPYDYRIPDDLLDVLRPGMRVGVPLGHRKKPTPGWCVSIKTGNAAQQKLRDVAEVIDDEPLCDAALVRLVMFIAHYYQVPAGQVFDTLIPASVRDNAGTRKTTYFRPAPGLTEEQIAKLPSKQQSAMRFLIAQDRPMTAAEIAIMAECTEDPIRRLRKKELLIPEVRRELSQNIRIRAQSNDGEARKTHELTAQQENALSRINSAVDSGRGRTLLLHGVTGSGKTEVYIQAIEHVVKQAGSAIVLVPEISLTPQTRGRFEDRFQNVAVLHSQMSASERHFHWQRIRRGEVQVVIGPRSAVFAPLPNLGLIVIDEEHDTSFKQDKQPRYHARKVAHARAMALGIPLVLGSATPSMEAWHATQTGHAELVTMSERVGNRPMPDVQLVDLRVKEERGKGGAISRPLHAAVLETLKEKGQAILLLNRRGYATTIQCPACGTVCACPDCDMPLTHHRDGGKAMCHYCDYTIPTPPWCPACRFDGIRYGGLGTQKLEMEAKARFPDARIARMDSDTMKRAGSHQRVLSEFRAGEIDVLLGTQMIAKGLDFPNVLLVGVINADSALHFPDFRAAERTFQLVTQVAGRTGRGDRGGRVIVQTFTPEHPAIQAAARHDYLKFVEDEMVNRKKFNYPPLGSVARIIIRGPLEDKTESVADAIVDRLEKARDLLKAEVRILGPAPPPIVKISGKYRFHLLLQATEAAVVGEVIRRGLADFKVDPKEEIEFLVDIDPVNLM
- a CDS encoding DUF1583 domain-containing protein, producing the protein MNRLILALSVVFLTINSAEAQEGTNSDAAAMSRIFGEDIVRQNGRTAVATARAMSDDPTAEYEYLVNWVLPPYRPTLLRIDGSFAATDLTSENGVQRLGGEVESPALELIRVAKRAKQLDDLFRRLSELPDADDTQQRRKVALLALIEMARGRMDSANKLGDKLYELVARSNEPLTERWPELLFTYVSHQVPALKDVSADIFEVLLPMQDSVPMSALGLHLQDIQARLEFGDSERLRHWHPSARATASTQDAGRPNTRWFASDGTVRCVTSHDVDYLHYQTPLAGNYEVEADVSLIPNQNGVIFVGGQWLSIAEGAGLMRGDYRSVHGYSPFQKKPLPVPDTYLRYRAVVRGDQVTTFCNGREVDRREFGYAPWLALRNDPGTRGTVRNLQITGRPVVPETVYPLLEGARSWKAYQDDADQRWATTDDHANGFITGKRIENVGHTSVECLAHYHRPILEDGVIEYEFFYQSGEYSAHPAIERLVFRLDADGVRPHWVHNPSVGMTSTATASNPDSIPLRLKENDWNRVRLTIQGDQLQIAVNDVDAFQHGLIQHQRRLGLYYVGSESKLKVRNMTWTGDWPKSLPAPQQQELASDVPEFLAGLETMQEHTRIDFTKPIDRTRFDTPRSRARSYASPSGLRIEPDVLPGFSSYFVGDRHRISGDFDATLRFSNLTGSAETGQADFTLRFLDEHGNRYSAARSYRAAGEELATMRWMYLGKTKKVFDSRKTGDESREGRLRLIRRGDTTYALIAHGDSDRFHLLGTRAVRDPVSTMGLRIEASRMKAGELSVVLEELVIRTSPPGSKDLDPRVTALERVTREFRHRSIVDSFQPTTREFAEMIHASVTESGIKMIADHDSALIGYSKALSGDFEITVDIGTLQLSDDSKFTIGLDVGDQPNKAELTLQPRDDNGFRITAQIPNRKNKDNNFQSNNMDIVDLDAVRTLRLVRLQRTIFFVCKGKTKSKVLGYADIGTEDIRPGSIQFTLASESQMSSLELEKIEIQSANP